The following proteins come from a genomic window of Myroides odoratus DSM 2801:
- a CDS encoding M16 family metallopeptidase, with amino-acid sequence MKKVYIYAASLVFALAAAQLQAQDRKQPLSGPVPTVHVGQPTSFVLKNGLKVLVVPNHKLPQVSYMLTIDNPLVVEGDKAGVASILSEVLGNQTKKMSKEQFNDEIDFLGANVRFSAGGAFASGLSKYNETILGLLADGALNSVITQEEFDKAKAQVIESLKTSEKSVSAVAGRVEDALLYGKNTAAGEFETEATVSNVTLADVQEYYAKYFAPNNAYLVVVGDVDYKKTEKAVKSLFNNWKKSTTTFTEGTTNKNVAATQIDFVNMPNAVQSEIALVNEVNLKMTDSDYFAALLANQILGGGGEGRLFLNLREAHGWTYGAYSSISTARKYPGKFRASASVRNVVTDSAVTEFIKEINLMRTTLVKDDELKMAKAKYIGNFVMEIQKPETVARYALNKELHQLPADFYENYIKSINAVTPQDIQKAAQKYFLNDNMRIVIVGKGADVVPALEGLQKPMFFYDKEANAVEKPVFKKEVPAGVTVQTVLANYIQAIGGDAKVKAVKSLMITSEAEVQGMKLEMVNKVKDGFLSSEQKMMGAVMSKQVITPKAGYSVVQGQKAEITGEELKEAQVEATPFSELKANATAVLTGIESINGVDAYGVKVGNTTSYYDTATGLKVAVVQEVEQMGQKMQQVVNYSDYKEVKGIKFPFVQSMNVGIEIEMKIKEVKVNEGVSDADFK; translated from the coding sequence ATGAAAAAAGTATATATATATGCAGCTAGTTTAGTTTTTGCTTTAGCAGCTGCTCAATTACAAGCACAAGATAGAAAACAACCCCTATCGGGACCAGTACCAACTGTACATGTAGGACAACCGACTTCATTTGTATTAAAAAATGGATTAAAAGTTTTGGTTGTTCCCAATCATAAATTACCTCAAGTTTCTTATATGTTGACGATTGATAATCCATTAGTCGTAGAAGGAGATAAAGCGGGGGTAGCTTCAATTTTATCAGAAGTACTAGGAAATCAAACAAAGAAAATGTCTAAGGAACAATTCAATGATGAGATTGATTTCTTAGGAGCAAATGTTCGTTTTTCTGCAGGTGGTGCTTTTGCAAGTGGATTGTCAAAGTACAATGAAACTATTTTAGGTTTATTAGCGGATGGAGCTTTAAACTCAGTAATCACACAAGAAGAATTTGACAAAGCAAAAGCTCAAGTAATTGAGTCTTTAAAAACAAGTGAGAAAAGTGTATCTGCCGTTGCAGGTCGTGTAGAAGATGCGTTGTTATATGGAAAAAATACAGCAGCAGGAGAGTTTGAAACAGAAGCAACAGTATCGAATGTTACTTTAGCTGATGTACAAGAATACTACGCGAAATATTTTGCTCCAAACAACGCTTATTTAGTGGTGGTTGGTGATGTTGATTACAAGAAAACAGAAAAAGCAGTGAAGTCGTTATTCAACAATTGGAAAAAATCAACGACAACGTTTACTGAAGGAACTACAAATAAAAATGTTGCTGCAACGCAAATTGACTTTGTCAATATGCCAAATGCTGTACAGTCTGAGATTGCCTTGGTTAATGAGGTGAATTTAAAAATGACTGACTCAGATTATTTCGCTGCTCTTTTAGCGAACCAAATCTTAGGTGGCGGTGGAGAAGGACGTTTGTTCTTGAACTTACGTGAAGCACATGGATGGACGTATGGTGCATACTCATCAATTAGTACAGCACGTAAATACCCAGGTAAATTTAGAGCGAGCGCTTCTGTACGTAACGTAGTAACAGATAGTGCTGTAACTGAATTTATCAAAGAAATCAATTTAATGCGTACAACGCTAGTGAAGGATGATGAATTGAAAATGGCAAAGGCGAAGTATATCGGAAACTTTGTGATGGAAATCCAAAAACCAGAAACAGTAGCGCGTTATGCTTTAAATAAAGAATTGCACCAATTACCAGCTGATTTCTATGAAAACTATATCAAGAGTATCAATGCAGTAACGCCACAAGATATTCAAAAAGCAGCGCAAAAATATTTCTTGAATGACAATATGCGCATTGTAATTGTTGGGAAAGGAGCGGATGTTGTACCTGCATTAGAAGGATTACAAAAACCAATGTTCTTCTATGATAAAGAAGCAAATGCGGTTGAAAAACCAGTATTCAAAAAAGAAGTTCCTGCTGGAGTAACAGTACAAACTGTTTTAGCAAACTACATCCAAGCGATTGGAGGAGATGCTAAAGTAAAAGCAGTGAAATCGTTGATGATTACAAGTGAAGCTGAAGTACAAGGTATGAAGTTGGAGATGGTGAATAAAGTAAAAGACGGCTTTTTATCATCAGAACAAAAAATGATGGGAGCAGTAATGTCTAAGCAAGTGATTACACCTAAAGCGGGGTATTCAGTTGTTCAAGGACAAAAAGCAGAAATCACTGGAGAAGAATTGAAAGAGGCCCAAGTGGAAGCAACTCCATTTAGCGAGTTAAAAGCAAATGCAACAGCGGTATTAACAGGAATTGAGTCAATCAATGGTGTTGATGCTTATGGTGTGAAAGTTGGAAATACAACAAGCTATTATGATACAGCAACAGGATTAAAAGTAGCTGTTGTTCAAGAAGTAGAGCAAATGGGGCAAAAAATGCAACAAGTAGTTAACTATTCAGATTACAAAGAAGTAAAAGGAATTAAATTTCCATTCGTTCAATCGATGAATGTCGGTATTGAAATCGAGATGAAAATCAAGGAAGTTAAAGTTAATGAAGGAGTTTCGGATGCGGATTTTAAATAA
- a CDS encoding heavy-metal-associated domain-containing protein: MKIVKLGLVALLGGVFLVGCKSETKKEAEQAETVEQVETTATETNEVAGNMEQATFQIEGMTCALGCAKMIEGKLTGLQGVKEATVDFDSKTATVVFDDAKQNGESLTQTVQKIANGSYKVENLDIKAL; this comes from the coding sequence ATGAAAATAGTAAAACTAGGATTAGTTGCCTTATTAGGAGGAGTTTTTTTAGTGGGATGTAAAAGCGAAACTAAAAAAGAAGCAGAGCAAGCAGAAACTGTAGAGCAAGTAGAAACAACTGCGACAGAAACGAATGAAGTGGCAGGAAACATGGAGCAAGCTACCTTTCAAATTGAAGGAATGACTTGTGCTTTGGGATGTGCTAAAATGATTGAAGGAAAGTTGACGGGATTACAAGGTGTAAAAGAAGCTACCGTTGACTTTGATAGCAAAACAGCTACGGTTGTTTTTGATGACGCTAAGCAAAATGGAGAGTCGTTAACACAAACGGTTCAGAAAATTGCAAATGGCAGTTATAAAGTAGAGAACTTAGATATTAAAGCGCTTTAA
- the gldD gene encoding gliding motility lipoprotein GldD, translated as MFQKTFALYGAAFLGALLVLGSCKKETTPRPNAYLALEYPQQEYQSYENSYHHFTFDLNKTASVKEIKSTAFEVHYPEMKATIFMNYKTVDNNLDALLKDAQKLTYEHFIKADEIIEQPYLNEEDRVYGMFYHVGGNAATNVQFYATDSVKNFVVASLYFYAKPNFDSILPASNYIQQDMRKMLESLRWEQTKK; from the coding sequence ATGTTCCAAAAAACATTTGCCCTTTATGGCGCTGCCTTTTTAGGCGCATTGCTAGTGCTAGGTTCTTGCAAAAAAGAAACAACACCAAGACCGAATGCCTATCTAGCTCTTGAGTACCCTCAACAAGAATATCAAAGCTACGAGAACTCCTATCATCATTTTACCTTTGATTTAAACAAGACTGCATCAGTGAAGGAAATTAAGTCAACCGCATTTGAGGTACACTACCCTGAAATGAAAGCGACTATTTTCATGAATTATAAAACTGTAGACAACAATTTAGATGCTTTACTCAAAGATGCTCAAAAATTGACCTATGAACATTTTATCAAAGCAGATGAGATTATCGAACAACCGTATTTAAACGAAGAAGACCGCGTTTACGGTATGTTTTATCACGTAGGAGGTAATGCGGCAACCAATGTACAGTTTTACGCTACAGATAGCGTTAAAAACTTCGTTGTAGCTTCTTTGTATTTTTATGCCAAGCCAAACTTTGATTCCATCCTTCCAGCTAGTAACTATATCCAACAGGATATGCGAAAAATGCTAGAATCGTTGCGTTGGGAACAAACGAAGAAATAA
- a CDS encoding single-stranded DNA-binding protein, with product MNGTLNKVTLIGHLGENVKIHYFENGNCIGRFPLATNEVYINKSTNERITSTEWHNIVVRNKQAEICEKHLTKGDRIYVEGRIRTRQWITEEGLQKQIVEIIVTEFMFLDTKKEGGKTASPEEIERKKAIDNFSIPGENNNDNLPF from the coding sequence ATGAATGGCACCTTGAACAAAGTAACCCTTATTGGCCACCTAGGCGAAAATGTCAAAATACATTATTTTGAAAATGGCAATTGCATTGGGCGTTTTCCCTTAGCTACCAACGAAGTTTACATTAATAAGTCAACCAATGAACGCATCACTTCAACGGAATGGCATAATATTGTAGTCCGCAATAAACAAGCGGAAATCTGCGAAAAACACCTCACAAAAGGGGATCGTATTTATGTAGAAGGTAGAATTCGCACCAGACAATGGATTACAGAAGAAGGATTACAAAAACAAATTGTAGAAATTATTGTAACGGAATTCATGTTCTTGGATACGAAAAAAGAAGGTGGAAAAACAGCTTCACCAGAAGAAATAGAACGCAAGAAGGCCATTGATAACTTCTCTATTCCTGGAGAAAATAACAATGATAATTTGCCTTTTTAA
- the mutY gene encoding A/G-specific adenine glycosylase produces MIFSNKLIAWYLDNKRFLPWRETKDPYYIWLSEIILQQTRVAQGLPYFEAFKQTYPTVFDLANAQEDDVLLLWQGLGYYSRARNLHATAKKVAYELNGQFPTTYKDLLTLKGVGEYTAAAIASIAYDEVVPVVDGNVFRVLARIYGITSDISTQRTKKEFQQVAAGLICPEQPAIFNQAIMDFGAIQCTPKGTDCNPCPFITTCVAYQTNQVDKLPVKLSKTKVKNRYMDFLIYLDEAGNTQLEQRTKKDIWQNLYQFPVVDRFEDTSINMVEYLQQQPSSSAITHIECLTQEVIIHQLSHQKLHIHFWLVKTNTTLANPIPWEELNKFGFPIVIHNFIQSLTV; encoded by the coding sequence ATGATTTTCTCTAACAAACTAATAGCTTGGTACTTAGACAACAAACGCTTTTTACCTTGGCGTGAAACAAAAGATCCATATTACATTTGGCTATCAGAAATTATTCTTCAACAGACGCGCGTTGCGCAAGGATTACCCTATTTTGAGGCTTTCAAACAGACTTATCCTACTGTTTTTGATCTAGCAAATGCCCAAGAAGATGATGTTTTACTACTTTGGCAAGGTTTAGGATACTATAGTCGTGCACGTAATTTACATGCAACAGCTAAGAAAGTAGCCTATGAACTAAATGGACAGTTCCCAACAACTTATAAAGACTTACTCACCCTTAAAGGCGTAGGTGAATACACCGCTGCCGCAATAGCCTCTATTGCTTATGATGAAGTCGTTCCCGTTGTTGATGGGAATGTTTTTCGAGTTCTCGCACGAATTTACGGAATTACATCTGATATATCTACTCAAAGAACAAAAAAAGAGTTTCAGCAGGTAGCGGCAGGCCTAATCTGTCCTGAACAACCCGCTATATTCAATCAAGCGATCATGGATTTTGGCGCCATTCAATGCACGCCTAAAGGAACAGATTGCAACCCTTGTCCTTTTATAACGACCTGTGTAGCATATCAAACCAACCAAGTGGACAAGCTACCAGTAAAACTGAGTAAAACCAAGGTAAAAAATCGTTACATGGACTTCCTGATTTACCTCGATGAGGCTGGAAATACCCAACTAGAACAACGCACCAAAAAAGATATTTGGCAAAACCTCTATCAATTCCCTGTAGTGGATCGATTCGAGGACACCTCAATCAACATGGTAGAATACCTTCAACAACAACCTAGTTCTTCTGCTATTACGCATATAGAATGCCTGACACAAGAAGTGATTATTCATCAACTCTCACATCAAAAACTGCACATTCACTTTTGGCTCGTTAAAACCAATACCACACTAGCGAATCCTATTCCTTGGGAGGAATTAAATAAATTTGGTTTTCCAATTGTAATTCATAACTTTATTCAATCCTTAACTGTCTAA
- a CDS encoding HU family DNA-binding protein has product MTKADIVAKISEKLGLEKGDVQATVESFMDEVKASLETGENVYLRGFGSFIIKTRAEKTGRNISKNTTIRIPAHNIPAFKPAKVFVEGVKSNTEVKVK; this is encoded by the coding sequence ATGACTAAAGCGGACATTGTAGCTAAAATTTCAGAGAAATTAGGGCTTGAGAAAGGTGACGTTCAAGCGACAGTAGAATCTTTTATGGATGAAGTAAAAGCGTCGTTAGAAACAGGTGAAAATGTGTATTTAAGAGGTTTTGGAAGTTTTATCATCAAAACAAGAGCTGAGAAAACTGGAAGAAACATTTCTAAAAACACAACAATTAGGATTCCAGCTCACAACATTCCTGCATTTAAACCAGCTAAAGTGTTTGTAGAAGGTGTAAAATCAAACACAGAAGTAAAAGTAAAATAA
- a CDS encoding Rne/Rng family ribonuclease, with product MNKELIIRSNSDTVDFALLKDGKLIELHREREADEGNGFQVGDIFIAKIRKPVPGLNAAFVHVGFEKDAFLHYHDLGPNLKTLLKFTKLVSGGKLKDFALENFVFEEEIDKDGAITDVLSANQSLLVQIVKEPISTKGPRISSELSIAGRYVVLVPFSNRISISQKIESKEEKERLKKLVQSIKPKGFGVIVRTVAEDMKVSEIDKDLRNLMSKWNNMCKKLTTAHHPSKVLGEVNKASSILRDVFNDTFTGIITDDEDLYYQTKDYLQEIAPAKVSIVKHYQSREVPIFEKYSIERQIKTSFGKTVSMSKGAYLIIEHTEALHVIDVNSGNRSNKAQSQEDTALEVNLIAAAEIARQLRLRDMGGIIVVDFIDMGNPENRKTLYDFLKEEMSDDKAKHKILPPSKFGLIQITRQRVRPEVSIETREEDPNEHGEIEAPILVIDKIRARIENIIARDPSCKIILNTHPFVAAYLTKGLPSLRMKWWMEFKKWVKIVPRDAYTYLEYHFFDDKGKEISE from the coding sequence GTGAATAAAGAGCTAATTATTAGGTCGAATTCTGATACAGTAGATTTTGCCTTATTAAAAGATGGAAAACTAATTGAACTACACAGAGAGCGTGAGGCTGATGAAGGTAATGGTTTTCAAGTAGGCGATATTTTTATTGCCAAAATTAGAAAACCCGTTCCTGGATTGAATGCCGCGTTCGTACACGTAGGTTTTGAAAAAGATGCTTTTTTGCATTATCATGACTTAGGTCCGAACTTAAAAACGTTACTGAAGTTCACTAAACTTGTAAGTGGAGGTAAATTAAAAGATTTCGCCTTAGAAAACTTTGTTTTTGAAGAAGAAATAGATAAAGATGGTGCAATTACAGATGTATTGAGTGCCAATCAATCTTTACTAGTACAAATAGTTAAAGAGCCTATTTCGACAAAAGGACCGCGTATTAGTTCTGAATTATCAATCGCAGGTAGATATGTAGTACTTGTGCCTTTTTCAAATCGCATCTCAATTTCTCAAAAAATTGAGTCGAAAGAAGAGAAGGAACGATTAAAGAAATTAGTACAGTCCATTAAACCCAAAGGTTTTGGTGTAATCGTACGCACAGTGGCCGAAGATATGAAAGTAAGCGAGATCGATAAAGATTTGCGCAACTTGATGTCGAAGTGGAATAACATGTGCAAAAAGTTAACAACCGCACATCATCCTTCGAAAGTGTTGGGTGAAGTAAACAAAGCTTCCTCAATATTACGAGATGTTTTTAATGATACTTTTACGGGGATCATTACGGATGACGAGGATTTGTATTATCAAACCAAGGACTATTTGCAAGAAATTGCCCCTGCCAAGGTGTCGATTGTAAAACATTATCAATCGAGAGAAGTTCCAATTTTTGAAAAATACAGCATTGAACGCCAAATTAAAACCTCTTTTGGTAAAACCGTTTCTATGAGCAAAGGTGCTTATCTGATCATAGAGCATACGGAGGCGTTGCATGTCATTGATGTGAATAGTGGAAATCGTTCAAACAAAGCACAATCACAAGAAGACACAGCCCTTGAAGTAAACTTAATTGCTGCTGCAGAAATTGCACGTCAGTTGAGATTAAGAGATATGGGAGGAATTATCGTGGTCGATTTTATTGATATGGGTAATCCAGAGAATAGAAAAACCCTTTATGACTTCTTGAAAGAGGAGATGAGCGATGATAAAGCCAAACACAAAATTTTACCACCAAGTAAATTTGGATTGATCCAAATCACTAGACAACGCGTGAGACCTGAAGTGTCAATCGAAACTAGAGAAGAAGATCCAAATGAACACGGTGAGATTGAAGCGCCAATTTTAGTTATTGATAAAATTAGAGCTCGAATCGAAAATATTATTGCAAGAGATCCATCTTGCAAAATAATCTTGAATACACACCCTTTTGTGGCGGCCTATCTAACGAAAGGATTGCCTTCTTTGAGAATGAAGTGGTGGATGGAATTCAAGAAATGGGTCAAAATTGTACCGCGTGACGCTTACACGTATTTAGAATACCATTTCTTTGATGATAAAGGAAAGGAAATATCAGAATAA
- the pbpC gene encoding penicillin-binding protein 1C: MKFNLNLKWSTWSTKKKVLVILVGIALIAYYFCLPRTLFDAPYSTVIESKDHQLLAAQIAPDGQWRFPEMQAVPEKFKTCITLYEDEYFQYHWGFNPVSMVKAFMSNLSADKIKRGGSTLTQQTIRLARDGQKRTYFEKIIELIQATRLEFKYSKQSILNLYASHAPFGGNVVGLDVAAWRYFGTAPEQLSWAESATLAVLPNAPRLIYPGKNQEILLNKRNALLKKLLEANKIDQSTYELALTEPLPQKPHELPQIAPHLLQYVAKTNKEERLVTTIDYQVQQRANDIIANYYLHYRQAEVYNIAALIVDVENRDVIAYIGNSPTTVTHQKDVDIIQANRSTGSILKPFLYAAMLDDASLLPHQLVADIPVVISGYKPTNFSNSYEGATTANEALSRSLNIPFVLMLQQYGVYRFYDNLQQLQLSSINKYPDHYGLSLILGGAESSLWQLTRAYAGLVGTVNHYNTAHEYRTKEIQELNWKADYTQTYGESSKEKTIWGAGAIYNTFEALTKVNRPEGDEAWQYYDSALKIAWKTGTSFGGRDAWAIGVNKKYVVSVWVGNATGEGRPSISGVRMAGPILFDLFKLLPKQKDMTAPLNDLEEVSICSTSGYLAGPNCPQTKTDLAPFRAKKTVLCPYHKLVHLDASLQYQVNSQCEAVDQIVPTPWFILPPTMAYFYRKSHSDYQDLPPFRADCGPQDQLKKIEFIYPKHGEHIYLTKNFYAELQPFVAKASTSSANKTLFWYLNEEYIGSTRQFHELAIHGKTGINYLTITDEEGHTQTIEFYLEKQS; the protein is encoded by the coding sequence ATGAAATTCAATCTCAATTTAAAATGGAGTACGTGGAGCACGAAAAAGAAAGTGCTTGTTATTCTTGTAGGCATTGCTTTGATTGCCTACTATTTTTGTTTGCCCCGAACGTTATTTGATGCTCCGTATTCTACTGTTATTGAGAGTAAGGATCACCAACTATTAGCGGCTCAAATTGCTCCTGATGGTCAATGGAGATTTCCTGAAATGCAAGCGGTACCCGAAAAATTTAAAACCTGTATCACCTTATACGAAGATGAATATTTCCAATACCATTGGGGATTCAATCCCGTGTCTATGGTCAAGGCTTTTATGTCCAACCTATCTGCTGATAAAATAAAAAGAGGAGGAAGTACATTAACCCAACAAACTATTCGTCTAGCTAGAGATGGACAGAAGCGAACCTATTTTGAAAAAATCATTGAACTGATTCAAGCAACACGCTTAGAATTCAAATACAGCAAACAATCCATTTTAAACTTATATGCCTCCCATGCTCCTTTTGGAGGAAATGTTGTAGGCCTGGATGTTGCAGCTTGGCGTTACTTCGGAACAGCTCCTGAGCAACTTTCTTGGGCTGAAAGTGCTACATTGGCTGTATTACCGAATGCTCCTCGTTTAATTTATCCTGGTAAGAACCAAGAAATCCTATTAAACAAGCGCAATGCTCTATTGAAAAAGCTCCTCGAAGCAAATAAGATTGATCAAAGCACCTACGAACTAGCACTTACAGAACCGTTGCCTCAAAAGCCTCATGAGTTACCCCAAATAGCTCCTCATCTCTTACAATATGTTGCCAAAACCAATAAAGAAGAGCGCCTGGTTACCACAATTGATTACCAGGTACAACAAAGAGCAAATGATATTATCGCCAACTATTACCTGCATTATAGACAAGCGGAGGTATACAATATTGCGGCACTGATTGTAGATGTAGAAAACCGAGATGTTATCGCTTATATTGGTAACTCTCCAACTACTGTTACCCATCAAAAAGATGTGGATATCATCCAAGCCAATAGAAGTACGGGGAGTATTTTAAAACCCTTTCTCTATGCGGCCATGTTGGATGACGCTTCCCTTCTTCCTCATCAATTAGTTGCGGATATTCCGGTGGTAATCTCTGGCTATAAACCGACCAACTTTTCGAATAGTTATGAAGGGGCAACAACAGCGAATGAAGCTTTATCTCGATCGTTGAATATTCCTTTTGTTTTGATGCTACAACAGTATGGGGTGTATCGCTTTTATGACAACCTGCAACAGCTGCAACTATCCTCCATAAACAAATACCCGGATCACTATGGTTTATCCTTAATTTTAGGAGGAGCCGAAAGTAGTTTATGGCAACTAACAAGAGCCTATGCTGGACTGGTAGGCACTGTGAATCACTACAACACAGCGCATGAATACCGCACCAAAGAAATACAAGAATTAAACTGGAAAGCCGATTATACACAAACTTACGGCGAAAGTTCCAAAGAAAAGACCATTTGGGGCGCAGGAGCGATTTACAATACATTTGAGGCCTTAACAAAAGTAAATAGACCCGAAGGTGATGAAGCTTGGCAATACTACGACTCAGCGCTTAAAATCGCGTGGAAGACAGGAACAAGTTTTGGAGGACGAGATGCTTGGGCGATTGGTGTCAACAAAAAATATGTAGTCAGTGTGTGGGTAGGAAATGCAACTGGAGAAGGACGTCCTTCTATCAGTGGTGTTCGCATGGCAGGTCCAATTCTCTTTGATTTGTTCAAGCTGCTGCCTAAGCAAAAAGACATGACTGCGCCACTTAACGATCTGGAAGAAGTGTCGATTTGTTCAACTTCTGGTTATTTAGCGGGACCTAATTGCCCTCAAACTAAAACAGACCTTGCTCCTTTTCGCGCAAAGAAAACGGTACTCTGTCCTTACCATAAACTCGTGCACTTAGATGCTAGCTTACAGTATCAAGTCAATAGTCAATGTGAAGCTGTGGATCAAATTGTACCAACTCCTTGGTTTATTTTACCGCCAACGATGGCTTATTTCTATCGAAAGTCACATAGTGATTATCAAGACCTCCCGCCGTTCAGAGCTGATTGTGGCCCACAGGATCAACTCAAAAAGATAGAATTTATCTATCCTAAACACGGGGAACACATTTATCTCACTAAAAATTTCTATGCCGAACTGCAACCTTTTGTGGCAAAAGCCAGTACAAGTAGCGCAAACAAAACACTGTTTTGGTATTTAAATGAAGAATATATTGGATCAACAAGGCAGTTTCACGAATTGGCCATACATGGAAAAACAGGTATTAATTACCTGACCATTACCGATGAAGAAGGTCATACACAAACGATTGAATTCTACCTTGAAAAACAATCCTAA